A window from Thiosulfatimonas sediminis encodes these proteins:
- a CDS encoding cold-shock protein has protein sequence MSNTVKGTVKWFNETKGFGFIEQQSGPDVFAHFSSIVSDGFKTLNEGQAVEFVVTKGLKGPQAENIVVL, from the coding sequence ATGTCTAACACAGTAAAAGGAACCGTTAAGTGGTTCAACGAAACTAAAGGTTTTGGATTTATCGAACAACAGTCTGGTCCAGACGTTTTCGCACATTTCAGCTCAATCGTTAGTGATGGCTTCAAAACTCTAAACGAAGGTCAAGCTGTTGAGTTTGTTGTTACAAAAGGTCTAAAAGGCCCACAAGCTGAAAACATCGTCGTTCTTTAA
- a CDS encoding glycosyltransferase family 2 protein, producing MHNFSVVVLLISIIFGTYAYFNQPIEEPAWPNDIPGFAFSPYQKGQSPFLEKYPTPEQIDRDLELLSGKAHAIRTYTVDKVFAQIPQLAYKYKINLALGAWLDKDQARNTAEIERFIQLIEQPPYNIVRAIVGNEVLLREDLSPEQLIAVLQDVRAKTSVPVGTAEPWHVWIKHPELVDEVDFIAVHMLPFWEGIALEDSIEYIVDKMNLLRSTFPGKPIVITEVGWPSKGRAIKKAEASRANQAIFMRRFIQRAQQEKYIFYMMEAFDQPWKNRLEGSVGGHWGLYDVDRQLKFEQQTPIIALPEWRFLAAASALLAVAMIAFLLIDSGALRKRGRSFLAVLAFLISSLVIWMIYDYSSEYHNWVGVLVGILLLLGVVGVIVVILTEAHEWAEAIWYHQRRRPLIEVPVQQGVCPFVSIHVPAYNEPPEMMKETLLALSQLDYPCFEVLVIDNNTRDESVWRPVEDFCAELGERFRFYHVSPLSGFKAGALNYALQRTAEQAEIIAVIDSDYRVNPDWLKRMVGQFHEPNVAIVQAPQDYWDYSQNAFKAMCYAEYKGFFHIGMVTRNERNAIIQHGTMTMVRHRVLQAVGGWGETTITEDAELGLRIFEQGYAAVYSEHSFGKGVMPDTYIDYKKQRYRWAYGAMQILREHAGALLDWNKTQLKPGQRYHFFAGWLPWIADGFNYIFTVLAIIWTGLMLSDPVQYNAPDWMISIIPIVFFGFKMSKMLVLYMGHVGANLRTALAAAISGLALSHTIAKAVLWGLFVGRKMPFLRTPKLADSHNLWQALLDAYEEALMAAILLTAAVLLYWKFGFDTFEINLWFAVLLVQSIPYFASLMLSIISAIPNLRGDWVRFKSDLSNQ from the coding sequence ATGCATAACTTTTCTGTTGTTGTGTTGCTTATTTCGATAATTTTTGGCACCTATGCGTATTTCAATCAGCCGATAGAAGAACCGGCTTGGCCGAATGACATTCCTGGTTTTGCATTTTCGCCTTATCAAAAAGGGCAGAGCCCTTTCTTAGAAAAATATCCCACTCCTGAGCAGATTGATCGTGATTTGGAGTTATTGTCTGGTAAAGCTCATGCGATTCGCACCTATACCGTAGATAAGGTGTTCGCTCAAATTCCGCAATTAGCTTATAAATATAAAATCAATCTTGCGCTGGGGGCTTGGCTGGATAAAGACCAAGCGCGTAATACCGCAGAAATTGAGCGATTTATTCAGCTTATTGAACAGCCGCCTTATAACATTGTACGTGCAATTGTCGGTAATGAAGTGCTATTGCGTGAAGATTTGTCTCCCGAACAGTTGATTGCGGTGTTGCAGGATGTGCGTGCTAAGACCTCTGTTCCGGTGGGTACTGCCGAGCCTTGGCACGTCTGGATAAAACATCCGGAATTGGTGGATGAAGTGGATTTTATCGCCGTGCATATGTTGCCTTTTTGGGAAGGTATCGCGCTAGAAGATTCCATCGAATATATTGTTGATAAGATGAATTTGTTACGCAGTACCTTTCCAGGTAAACCGATTGTGATTACCGAAGTGGGTTGGCCAAGTAAAGGTCGCGCGATTAAAAAAGCCGAAGCCTCACGTGCCAACCAAGCGATTTTTATGCGCCGTTTTATTCAGCGCGCGCAACAAGAAAAATATATTTTTTACATGATGGAAGCGTTTGACCAGCCATGGAAAAATCGCTTGGAAGGCAGTGTCGGTGGTCATTGGGGTTTGTATGACGTTGATCGTCAATTGAAATTTGAGCAGCAAACCCCGATTATCGCACTGCCTGAATGGCGTTTTCTCGCAGCCGCTTCGGCTTTGTTAGCCGTAGCGATGATCGCTTTTTTATTAATTGATAGCGGCGCTTTACGTAAACGTGGCCGCAGCTTTTTGGCGGTGTTGGCATTTTTGATTTCCAGTTTGGTTATCTGGATGATTTATGACTATTCGAGTGAATACCATAATTGGGTGGGTGTGCTCGTAGGGATTTTGCTCTTGCTTGGCGTGGTGGGGGTGATTGTTGTCATTTTGACCGAAGCGCATGAGTGGGCTGAAGCCATCTGGTATCACCAGCGTCGCCGTCCTTTAATTGAAGTGCCGGTGCAGCAAGGTGTTTGTCCGTTTGTTTCGATTCATGTTCCCGCCTATAACGAGCCGCCTGAGATGATGAAAGAAACCTTATTGGCGCTGAGCCAACTGGATTATCCGTGTTTTGAAGTGCTAGTGATTGATAACAATACGCGTGATGAATCGGTGTGGCGGCCGGTTGAGGACTTTTGTGCTGAATTGGGCGAGCGGTTTCGTTTTTATCATGTCAGCCCATTAAGTGGTTTTAAGGCTGGAGCTTTGAATTATGCTTTGCAACGTACCGCGGAGCAGGCGGAAATTATCGCGGTCATAGACAGTGATTATCGAGTGAATCCCGATTGGTTAAAGCGAATGGTTGGGCAGTTTCATGAGCCGAATGTTGCGATTGTCCAAGCGCCGCAAGACTATTGGGATTATTCGCAAAATGCTTTTAAAGCGATGTGTTATGCCGAATATAAAGGCTTTTTTCATATTGGCATGGTAACCCGTAATGAGCGCAATGCGATTATTCAGCATGGCACTATGACGATGGTTCGGCACCGTGTTTTGCAAGCGGTTGGTGGCTGGGGTGAAACGACGATTACCGAAGATGCAGAATTGGGTTTGCGTATTTTTGAACAGGGTTACGCGGCGGTATATAGCGAACACAGTTTTGGTAAAGGGGTGATGCCCGATACCTATATCGATTATAAAAAACAGCGTTACCGCTGGGCTTATGGGGCAATGCAGATTTTGCGCGAACATGCCGGTGCTTTATTGGATTGGAATAAGACGCAGTTAAAGCCTGGGCAGCGTTACCATTTCTTTGCGGGCTGGCTACCCTGGATTGCCGACGGTTTTAACTATATTTTCACGGTTTTAGCGATTATCTGGACGGGGTTAATGCTCAGTGATCCGGTTCAATATAATGCCCCAGATTGGATGATTTCGATTATTCCTATCGTTTTTTTCGGTTTCAAGATGAGCAAAATGCTGGTTTTATATATGGGGCATGTTGGGGCGAATTTGCGTACCGCTTTGGCCGCCGCGATTTCCGGTTTGGCTTTATCCCATACGATTGCAAAAGCGGTGTTGTGGGGCTTGTTTGTTGGACGCAAAATGCCATTTTTACGCACCCCGAAATTGGCGGACAGTCATAACCTATGGCAAGCATTATTGGATGCCTATGAGGAAGCCTTGATGGCGGCGATTTTGTTGACGGCTGCAGTGCTTTTATATTGGAAGTTTGGCTTTGACACTTTTGAAATTAATCTATGGTTTGCGGTGTTATTGGTGCAGTCGATTCCGTATTTCGCGTCTTTGATGTTATCGATTATTAGCGCTATTCCGAATTTGCGCGGTGATTGGGTTCGCTTTAAATCAGATTTGAGCAATCAGTAA
- a CDS encoding phosphatidylglycerophosphatase A family protein yields the protein MSKQKNTVPAPRLAQIIKSPAEFLGYGLGSGLISPAPGTWGTLLGLLLFVPILLWSHTAAWILLLVGLFTGSWICQKSAEAIGVHDHGGIVWDEFIGIWIVLILLPEQSWLWWLVAFISFRFFDILKPWPIGWLDQRLEGGFGIMADDVVAALFAALSIWVLFALFA from the coding sequence ATGTCTAAGCAAAAAAACACTGTTCCCGCGCCTCGTTTGGCGCAAATTATCAAAAGTCCTGCCGAGTTTCTTGGCTATGGTTTAGGTTCCGGTTTAATCTCGCCTGCACCCGGTACTTGGGGCACTTTACTGGGGTTGCTTTTGTTTGTCCCTATTTTGTTATGGTCGCACACCGCGGCATGGATACTATTGCTGGTTGGCTTATTTACTGGCAGTTGGATTTGCCAAAAATCTGCAGAGGCGATTGGTGTGCATGACCACGGTGGGATTGTTTGGGATGAGTTTATTGGTATCTGGATTGTTTTGATTTTACTGCCAGAGCAATCTTGGCTTTGGTGGTTGGTGGCGTTTATCAGTTTTCGTTTTTTTGATATTCTGAAACCGTGGCCAATCGGTTGGTTAGACCAGCGTTTGGAGGGCGGTTTTGGCATTATGGCGGATGATGTCGTCGCTGCATTGTTTGCGGCCTTGAGTATTTGGGTGCTGTTTGCACTGTTTGCTTAA
- a CDS encoding rhodanese-like domain-containing protein, translating to MFISCEEAKQLVKNQNAQLVDVRTAEEYEASKIAQAMNLPLQQLDSLAAKLDKSRPVVVFCRSGQRSQMALQMLVSMGFSDVKNLGSFMAWNQCSDI from the coding sequence ATGTTTATTTCATGTGAAGAAGCAAAACAACTTGTAAAAAACCAAAATGCTCAACTTGTAGATGTTCGTACTGCAGAAGAGTATGAAGCATCAAAAATAGCTCAGGCGATGAACCTTCCTTTGCAGCAGCTGGATTCTCTAGCGGCAAAATTGGATAAATCTCGTCCAGTTGTGGTTTTCTGTCGTTCTGGTCAGCGTTCACAAATGGCACTACAAATGTTAGTTAGCATGGGCTTTAGCGATGTTAAGAACTTGGGTTCTTTCATGGCATGGAACCAATGTTCAGATA